The Cucumis melo cultivar AY chromosome 6, USDA_Cmelo_AY_1.0, whole genome shotgun sequence genome includes a region encoding these proteins:
- the LOC103484111 gene encoding glutaminyl-peptide cyclotransferase — protein MAAGSLKRRQSKRSISKPSIVMASRPSYQSFLTHRSTALLVSISLIFFVVLVSGISLNVLRRSPKYEVQSPMIYSIEVVNEFPHDPRAFTQGLVYVENDTLFESTGLYGQSSVRKVALSTGKTEVLHKMDDSYFGEGLTLLGERLFQVTWLKKTGFIYDQDNLNEVKEFTHQMTDGWGLATDGKILYGSDGTSTLYQIDPETFIVTNKWVVRYQGDEVHNLNELEFINGEVWANVWMTDCIARISVRDGSVLGWVLLPTLRRKLLQEGKQIDVLNGIAWDSGKNRLFVTGKLWPKLYEIKVQPSKENYGDERIKQLCLREAITF, from the exons ATGGCGGCCGGATCCTTGAAGAGAAGGCAGTCTAAGCGATCCATTTCCAAGCCTTCTATAGTCATGGCTTCTCGGCCTTCTTATCAATCTTTCCTCACCCATAGAAGCACTGCCCTCTTAGTTTCCATTTCTTTGATTTTCTTTGTTGTTCTGGTTTCCGGCATTTCTTTGAATGTATTGCGTAGATCGCCCAAATATGAAGTTCAATCGCCAATGATTTACTCTATTGAGGTGGTCAACGAATTTCCTCACGATCCTCGAGCCTTTACTCAG GGACTGGTTTATGTAGAAAATGACACCCTATTTGAGTCAACTGGCCTCTATGGACAG TCATCAGTTCGAAAAGTAGCTCTCTCTACTGGGAAG ACCGAGGTTCTTCACAAGATGGATGACTCTTACTTTGGGGAAGGTTTAACACTTCTTGGGGAAAG GCTGTTTCAAGTAACTTGGTTGAAGAAAACTGGTTTCATATATGACCAAGACAATTTAAACGAA GTTAAGGAATTCACTCATCAAATGACTGATGGTTGGGGATTGGCAACAGATGGAAAAATTTTGTATGGAAGCGATGGAACATCAACATTATATCAAATTGATCCAGAGACATTTATAG TTACTAATAAATGGGTTGTGAGATATCAAGGAGATGAAGTGCATAACCTCAATGAGTTGGAATTTATCAATGGAGAAGTCTGGGCAAATGTTTGGATG ACAGATTGCATCGCCAGAATCTCTGTACGTGACGGAAGCGTGCTTGGATGGGTTCTCCTCCCGACTTTGAG ACGGAAATTATTGCAAGAAGGGAAACAA ATTGATGTTTTAAATGGCATTGCATGGGATAGTGGCAAGAATCGCCTTTTTG TGACAGGAAAGCTATGGCCGAAGCTCTATGAAATCAAAGTGCAGCCATCAAAGGAGAATTATGGTGATGAAAGGATAAAGCAGCTTTGCTTGCGAGAGGCAATTACGTTTTGA
- the LOC103484112 gene encoding probable serine/threonine-protein kinase At1g01540, with product MSFNSSSIPLWLSTRTSFGVKLWVLILTSLLLFLLFLLILAFIFRVYCRRRNRNWNRNRPNNDPEAAVSAEVRPEMEMKVKKGSDHQFSCQGSLTTQHSIVTDWEYSAGQYSPKAFKDRRRRSTFSLEEIDFATDGFNEENLISTEDYGVDYFGNMTDDTKVIIKIFNANYSFGDDEFIREAERIRHISHKNLVKLLGYCTQGIPNNRMFVYQNVDNGNLHQWLHGYPQKPFSPLTWSIRMNIIQGIAKGLAYLHEDVEPQILHGRLRSSCILLDQHWNPKIANFGLVELLPLDYWPGPLVRETYESLDQNESTSPFTKKNDVYSFGILLMEMITGKPPSDCNQSQPDLIEWVKSMIGHQQPFETVDSKMEEKPSSKQLKRMLLIALRCVDPDIQHRPTMAQILLMLQPHDILLTDVRIYSHSHSTCIYILLIYSFIHVHISIYIHSCTYMHINI from the exons ATGTCATTCAACTCATCTTCCATTCCCTTGTGGCTCTCCACCCGGACCTCATTCGGAGTGAAACTATGGGTTCTCATTCttacttctcttctcctttttcttcttttccttctcattCTCGCCTTCATTTTTCGCGTCTATTGTCGCCGGAGGAACCGTAATTGGAATCGGAACCGTCCAAACAATGATCCTGAAGCTGCGGTTTCGGCCGAAGTTCGTCCGGAGATGGAGATGAAGGTTAAGAAGGGTTCCGATCATCAATTTTCCTGCCAGGGTAGTCTGACTACTCAGCATAGTATTGTCACAGATTGGGAGTATTCTGCCGGCCAATACTCTCCCAAGGCGTTTAAGGACCGGCGGAGAAGGAGCACATTTTCGCTGGAAGAGATTGATTTCGCGACCGATGGATTCAACGAAGAGAATCTCATTAGCACCGAAGATTACGGTGTGGATTACTTCGGAAACATGACTGATGATACAAAAGTGATTATTAAGATATTCAATGCAAATTACAG TTTTGGAGACGACGAGTTCATCAGAGAAGCAGAGAGAATTCGGCATATTAGCCATAAAAATCTGGTCAAGTTGCTTGGATACTGCACCCAGGGAATTCCTAATAATAG GATGTTTGTTTATCAAAATGTGGACAATGGGAATTTGCATCAGTGGCTTCATGGATATCCACAGAAACCATTTAGCCCTCTGACTTGGTCCATTAGGATGAACATTATTCAAGGAATTGCAAAAGG ATTAGCATATCTTCATGAAGATGTAGAACCACAAATTCTTCATGGCAGGCTTAGATCCAGCTGCATATTACTTGATCAACACTGGAATCCCAAGATTGCGAATTTCGGACTCGTTGAGCTTTTGCCTTTGGATTACTGGCCTGGACCTTTGGTTAGAGAAAC GTATGAATCTCTTGATCAGAATGAATCAACTAGTCCATTCACAAAGAAGAATGATGTTTATAGCTTTGGAATACTTCTCATGGAGATGATAACTGGAAAACCTCCTTCGGACTGCAATCAATCACAA CCAGATTTGATAGAGTGGGTGAAGTCAATGATTGGGCATCAACAGCCATTTGAAACAGTCGATTCCAAAATGGAAGAAAAACCATCGTCAAAGCAACTTAAACGGATGCTATTAATTGCCCTTCGCTGTGTTGATCCAGACATACAGCATAGGCCCACTATGGCCCAAATCCTTCTCATGCTTCAACCTCACGACATTTTACTCACCGATGTACGTATTTACAGTCATTCACACTctacatgtatatatattcttctTATATACTCGTTCATACACGTACATATAAGCATATATATTCATTCATGCACATACATGCATATAAATATATAG